The proteins below come from a single Ptychodera flava strain L36383 chromosome 6, AS_Pfla_20210202, whole genome shotgun sequence genomic window:
- the LOC139135055 gene encoding uncharacterized protein: MASTTIEVILNLQNSGPESHTVPVHPGSSIRISLRNFLEKHGLRSGDLTAYDTTRKKSVNWDETVDGLLSSTVLISDSKPSQKKVFPRSRSTDDLAPPVTSPRYKGLRKVSLPATLPELPPRPGRLPSDTLPADIPERPPPPPPPRNLATEDVFYSETRSESTDITELPCYHGTLTTREVEGSLGGRPAYSFLVRDSMSKPGNYTVSANYHNKNIFHFHVNTDGGKYYVTEDCKFPNMPALLRYFQRHPIPGQHVQDLKLMYPITKPCVGKPNDKGYTEFIKKEALSTASYLATAPMGEQHLQSPKRNHLSRTDRPPAPLPETASAQGKSGSKLYSTTLEEGRSRLPELLQNLKVQERGSDAGKRCICGLFVEEATLIGSWMMHRSNDPETEGQIYFARGNEVVWDLPQETMAELERVNPKKAK, translated from the exons ATGGCGTCTACAACCATTGAAGTCATACTCAATTTGCAGAATTCAGGCCCTGAATCGCACACAGTGCCTGTGCATCCGGGTTCTTCCATAAGAATTTCTCTCCGGAACTTTCTCGAAAAACACGGGCTCAGGTCTGGGGACTTGACCGCCTATGACACCACAAGAAAAAAGAGCGTTAACTGGGACGAGACGGTTGACGGCTTACTATCAAGCACCGTACTGATAAGTGACAGCAAGCCATCACAGAAGAAAGTCTTCCCAAGGAGTCGCTCGACCGACGATCTCGCACCACCAGTGACCTCACCACGATATAAAGGGTTAAGAAAAGTATCACTTCCTGCCACTCTACCAGAGCTACCTCCCAGGCCGGGCAGGCTACCAAGTGACACTCTACCAGCCGACATCCCCGAACGACCGCCACCTCCGCCCCCACCCAGAAATCTCGCCACTGAAGATGTGTTTTACTCAGAAACTAGATCTGAAAGTACCGATATCACCGAGCTTCCATGTTACCATGGTACCCTGACAACTAGAGAG GTTGAAGGGTCACTGGGCGGTCGTCCAGCGtattcatttttggtcagggACAGTATGTCAAAGCCGGGTAATTACACGGTGTCGGCAAA TTACCACAATAAAAACATATTCCATTTCCATGTCAACACGGACGGAGGAAAGTACTATGTTACTGAAGATTGCAAGTTTCCCAACATGCCGGCGCTCTTGAGATATTTCCAACGGCACCCTATTCCGGGCCAGCACGTTCAAGATTTGAAACTCATGTACCCCATTACAAAACCATGCGTTGGGAAGCCGAACGATAAGGGATATACAGAGTTTATCAAGAAGGAAGCATTGAGCACGGCGAGCTACTTGGCAACGGCGCCGATGGGGGAACAACACCTCCAGAGCCCCAAACGGAATCATCTGTCTCGGACAGACAGGCCGCCCGCTCCGCTGCCGGAAACGGCTTCTGCGCAAGGAAAATCTGGCTCGAAGCTCTATTCCACAACGCTCGAAGAAGGGAGGAGTCGGCTGCCGGAGCTCCTCCAAAACCTGAAAGTTCAGGAGCGTGGAAGCGACGCTGGCAAGCGCTGCATCTGTGGCCTGTTTGTGGAGGAAGCAACTCTCATCGGTAGCTGGATGATGCATCGCAGCAATGATCCAGAAACCGAGGGACAAATATACTTCGCACGAGGCAATGAAGTGGTCTGGGACTTGCCACAGGAGACGATGGCTGAACTTGAGAGGGTCAATCCAAAGAAAGCGAAATAG